From Nevskia ramosa DSM 11499, the proteins below share one genomic window:
- a CDS encoding metal-dependent hydrolase — protein sequence MAELAKHPMDDFPVRPLRFPLGPDQNVDVVWSRTKPEFSVFLNALAMHVPHFERYLVATMRAAREQITDESLRLHVTRIIGQEANHSRNLLAFNDALRNRYPDIVAIDDASIAWFKQHTDQDTMKKRVGFTAGYETFTFLAGMIILHHHDRWFADADPTMKAVWVWHQVEEIEHGAVAFEVWKYLYGRHEWYRKAMVLKAALHIAQETLSLYPRMARHEGWLRSPWKALKTMAFCGEMLGRLFIAALPVFSASYHPRRHPIATTRQDPIQIAWRRFEADGGDVLSIDHAKMAAMMRVPEQA from the coding sequence ATGGCAGAGCTTGCGAAACATCCGATGGATGATTTTCCGGTCAGGCCGCTGCGATTCCCGCTGGGCCCTGACCAGAATGTAGACGTGGTCTGGAGCCGGACCAAGCCGGAGTTCTCGGTATTCCTGAATGCGCTGGCGATGCACGTGCCGCATTTCGAGCGCTATCTGGTCGCCACCATGCGGGCCGCTCGAGAGCAGATCACGGACGAAAGTCTGCGTCTGCACGTGACCCGGATCATCGGCCAGGAAGCCAACCACTCGCGAAATCTGCTGGCTTTCAACGATGCGCTGCGCAATCGCTATCCGGACATCGTCGCGATCGACGATGCCTCGATCGCCTGGTTCAAGCAACACACGGATCAAGACACGATGAAGAAAAGAGTCGGCTTCACCGCCGGCTACGAAACCTTCACCTTCCTCGCCGGCATGATCATCCTGCATCATCACGATCGCTGGTTCGCCGATGCCGATCCGACGATGAAAGCGGTCTGGGTCTGGCATCAGGTCGAGGAGATCGAGCATGGCGCCGTCGCCTTCGAAGTCTGGAAGTACCTCTACGGCCGTCACGAGTGGTATCGCAAGGCGATGGTGCTGAAAGCCGCGCTGCATATCGCCCAGGAAACCCTGAGCCTGTATCCGCGCATGGCCCGCCACGAAGGCTGGCTGCGGTCACCGTGGAAAGCCCTGAAGACGATGGCCTTCTGCGGCGAAATGCTCGGCCGTCTGTTCATCGCAGCCCTGCCGGTGTTCAGCGCCAGCTACCACCCGCGCCGTCATCCGATCGCGACGACCCGGCAGGACCCGATCCAGATCGCCTGGCGGCGCTTCGAGGCCGACGGCGGCGATGTGCTCTCGATCGATCACGCCAAGATGGCGGCGATGATGCGAGTTCCCGAACAAGCCTGA
- the radA gene encoding DNA repair protein RadA — translation MAKSLNPGAAKLRYVCNACGADAPKWQGQCADCGEWNTLVETTTSKPKARAGSFSVERSAVRRLDEITGEDTERVPTGLSELDRVLGGGIVPGAVILIGGDPGIGKSTLLLQALAALEGRVNTLYVTGEESLTQVSLRARRLGLPRLDLPVLAETGLETILDTLTRTRPGFVVLDSIQTLYTDALDAAPGSVSQLRECAAQLVRYAKGKGCTIVLVGHVTKEGAIAGPRVLEHMVDTVLYFEQDVGSRYRIVRAVKNRFGAVNEMGVFAMTDVGLKEVSNPSALFLSRHEQPVPGSVITVTRQGSRPLLVEVQALVDATQGSNPRRVALGLEGNRLAMLLAVLHRHAGIALGDQDVFANVVGGMRIQETAADLPLLLAALSSFRGKPVPNDTVVFGEVGLAGEIRPVQAGEERLQEAAKHGFKRAIVPEANKPRKNVKLDLEVIAVQRLTQALDAI, via the coding sequence ATGGCCAAGTCTCTGAACCCGGGCGCCGCCAAGCTGCGTTACGTCTGCAACGCCTGCGGCGCCGACGCACCGAAGTGGCAGGGCCAGTGCGCGGACTGCGGCGAGTGGAACACCCTGGTCGAGACCACGACCTCGAAGCCGAAAGCCCGGGCCGGCAGTTTCTCGGTTGAACGCAGTGCGGTGCGCCGGCTCGACGAGATCACCGGCGAAGACACCGAGCGGGTGCCGACCGGTCTTTCCGAACTCGATCGCGTGCTCGGCGGCGGCATCGTGCCGGGCGCGGTGATCCTGATCGGTGGCGATCCCGGCATCGGCAAGTCGACCCTGCTGCTGCAGGCGCTGGCGGCGCTCGAAGGCCGGGTCAACACCTTGTATGTGACCGGCGAGGAATCGCTGACCCAGGTTTCATTGCGTGCGAGGCGGCTGGGCTTGCCGAGGCTGGACCTGCCGGTGCTCGCCGAAACCGGTCTGGAAACCATCCTCGATACCTTGACCCGCACCAGGCCCGGCTTCGTGGTGCTTGATTCGATCCAGACGCTGTATACCGATGCGCTGGACGCCGCGCCCGGTTCGGTATCGCAGTTGCGCGAATGCGCGGCCCAGCTGGTGCGTTATGCAAAGGGCAAGGGCTGCACGATCGTGCTGGTCGGCCATGTCACCAAGGAGGGTGCCATTGCCGGCCCGCGAGTGCTCGAACATATGGTCGACACCGTGCTGTATTTCGAGCAGGACGTCGGCAGCCGCTATCGAATCGTTCGTGCGGTCAAGAACCGCTTCGGCGCGGTCAACGAGATGGGCGTGTTCGCGATGACCGATGTCGGCCTGAAGGAAGTGTCGAATCCGTCGGCACTGTTCCTGTCGCGTCACGAACAGCCAGTACCGGGCAGCGTCATCACCGTCACCCGGCAGGGCTCGCGGCCGTTGCTGGTCGAGGTGCAGGCGCTGGTCGATGCGACCCAGGGCAGCAATCCGCGCCGGGTGGCGCTGGGCCTGGAAGGCAATCGTCTGGCGATGCTGCTGGCGGTGCTGCATCGCCACGCCGGCATCGCGCTCGGCGATCAGGACGTGTTCGCCAATGTCGTCGGCGGCATGCGCATCCAGGAAACGGCGGCCGATCTGCCACTGCTGCTCGCGGCCTTGTCGAGCTTTCGCGGCAAGCCGGTGCCGAATGACACCGTGGTCTTCGGCGAAGTCGGCTTGGCCGGCGAAATCCGCCCGGTACAGGCCGGCGAAGAGCGCCTGCAGGAAGCCGCCAAGCACGGCTTCAAGCGGGCGATCGTGCCGGAGGCGAACAAGCCGCGGAAGAACGTCAAGCTCGATCTGGAAGTGATTGCCGTGCAGCGGCTGACGCAGGCGCTGGACGCGATCTGA
- the chrA gene encoding chromate efflux transporter, whose amino-acid sequence MTTLPENPALIAETLPRPAPVPFGVALRFWLWLGFVSFGGPAGQIAVMHQELVDRRRWISERRFLHALNYCMVLPGPEAQQLATYIGWLLHGTRGGIAAGALFVLPSLAMLIGLTWAYLAFGQVPVIAGILYGIKPAVTAIVVQAAWRIGKRALHNAALWAIAAAAFVAIFALHLPFPLIVLGAAALGFIGGRIAPERFKAGGGHSGLKGSGAPYLIDDDAVIPHAEYRTAGLITVLIIGIALWASVRLALVATLGSDNPITRMATFFSGAALLTFGGAYAVLPYVFESAVNQFRWLSAGQMIDGLALGETTPGPLIMIVAFVGFVGGWQTDALASALGAGHLLASATLAACVATWFTFLPSFVFILAGGPLVEATRNDLRLTAPLTGITAAVVGVILNLALFFAFHVLWPQGYPQPFEWPAALIGVAALIALLRYGLSVPKLIGLCALAGLAIEFGLR is encoded by the coding sequence GTGACTACCCTTCCTGAAAATCCGGCCCTGATCGCCGAAACGCTGCCGCGCCCTGCCCCAGTGCCATTCGGGGTAGCGCTGCGCTTCTGGCTATGGCTCGGCTTCGTGTCGTTCGGCGGCCCGGCCGGACAGATCGCGGTGATGCACCAGGAACTGGTCGATCGCCGACGCTGGATCTCCGAACGCCGTTTCCTGCACGCGCTGAACTACTGCATGGTGCTGCCCGGCCCGGAGGCGCAACAGCTCGCCACCTACATCGGCTGGCTACTGCATGGCACTCGCGGCGGCATCGCGGCCGGGGCGCTGTTCGTCCTGCCGTCGCTGGCGATGCTGATCGGCCTGACCTGGGCCTATCTGGCGTTCGGCCAGGTGCCGGTGATCGCCGGCATCCTTTACGGCATCAAGCCGGCGGTGACTGCGATCGTCGTCCAGGCAGCCTGGCGGATCGGCAAGCGGGCGCTGCACAACGCAGCGCTGTGGGCGATCGCCGCCGCAGCCTTCGTCGCGATCTTCGCACTGCATCTGCCGTTTCCGCTGATCGTGCTCGGCGCAGCGGCACTCGGTTTCATCGGCGGGCGCATCGCCCCGGAGCGCTTCAAGGCCGGCGGCGGCCATAGCGGCCTCAAGGGCAGTGGCGCGCCTTACCTGATCGACGACGACGCCGTGATCCCGCACGCCGAGTACCGGACGGCAGGCTTGATCACGGTGCTGATCATCGGCATCGCGCTTTGGGCCTCGGTCCGGCTGGCGCTGGTCGCCACACTCGGCAGCGACAACCCGATCACCCGGATGGCCACGTTCTTTTCGGGCGCGGCACTGCTGACCTTCGGCGGCGCCTACGCGGTGCTGCCCTATGTCTTCGAATCCGCCGTCAACCAGTTCCGCTGGCTGTCGGCCGGCCAGATGATCGATGGCCTGGCGCTCGGCGAAACCACGCCGGGCCCGCTGATCATGATCGTCGCCTTCGTCGGCTTTGTCGGTGGCTGGCAGACCGATGCGCTGGCCTCGGCACTCGGCGCCGGCCATCTGCTCGCTTCGGCGACCCTGGCCGCCTGCGTGGCGACCTGGTTCACCTTCCTGCCGTCGTTCGTGTTCATCCTGGCCGGCGGCCCGCTGGTCGAAGCGACGCGCAACGATCTGCGCCTGACCGCACCGCTGACCGGCATCACCGCCGCCGTCGTCGGCGTGATCCTCAATCTGGCGCTGTTCTTCGCCTTCCACGTGCTCTGGCCGCAAGGCTACCCTCAGCCGTTCGAGTGGCCGGCCGCGCTGATCGGCGTTGCTGCCCTGATTGCTTTGCTGCGCTACGGCCTCAGCGTGCCGAAGCTGATCGGCCTCTGCGCGCTGGCAGGATTGGCGATCGAGTTCGGGTTGCGCTGA
- a CDS encoding HlyC/CorC family transporter: protein MDDKTLVALLILLVFLLLLSAFFAGSETALMALNRYRLRHLAKSGHRGAKLAEKLLERPDRLIGMILLGNIAVHSASTAIATIITLELYGSAWIAATTGVLTVFILIFGEIAPKTLSALHPEKVAIPSAYIYTTLQWIVYPVVYVVNVLSNGVLRMFGVSPEDAAAHSLSSEELRSVVAEAGAMIPERHQRMLLSILDLEKATVEDIMIPRNEIVGIDISEPWEKIREVIIASSHTRLPVFDGSIDDLKGIVHLRKVLRLTVQDNLTLETLLTLVRDPYYIPEGTPLNQQLLNFQDQKRRIGFVVDEYGDIQGLVTLEDILEEVVGEFTSDPATRVKNVYLDADGSVLVHGSVTIRSLNRSLNWKLPTGGPKTLNGLVMEQMQELPRPGARLVIGGYQVEITDIRANAVKSARIRPIAVTAS, encoded by the coding sequence TTGGACGACAAGACATTAGTAGCGCTGCTGATCCTGCTGGTCTTCCTGCTTCTGCTGTCGGCGTTCTTCGCCGGATCGGAAACGGCGTTGATGGCACTCAACCGCTATCGCCTGCGCCACCTGGCGAAATCCGGTCACCGCGGCGCCAAACTCGCTGAAAAGCTGCTGGAGCGGCCCGATCGCCTGATCGGCATGATCCTGCTCGGCAATATCGCCGTGCATTCGGCGTCCACCGCGATCGCCACCATCATCACCCTGGAGCTGTACGGCAGCGCCTGGATCGCCGCGACCACCGGCGTGCTGACGGTGTTCATCCTGATCTTCGGCGAGATCGCCCCGAAGACGCTCAGCGCACTGCATCCGGAAAAGGTCGCGATCCCGTCCGCGTACATCTACACGACGCTGCAGTGGATCGTGTACCCGGTGGTCTACGTGGTGAACGTGCTGTCGAACGGCGTGCTGCGGATGTTCGGCGTCAGCCCGGAGGATGCTGCCGCACACAGTCTGTCGAGCGAGGAACTGCGCTCGGTGGTGGCGGAGGCCGGCGCCATGATTCCCGAGCGCCATCAACGCATGCTGCTGTCGATCCTCGATCTGGAAAAGGCGACCGTCGAGGACATCATGATTCCGCGCAACGAGATCGTCGGCATCGACATCTCCGAGCCCTGGGAAAAGATCCGCGAAGTGATCATCGCTTCCAGCCACACGCGGCTGCCGGTGTTCGATGGCTCGATCGACGATCTCAAGGGCATCGTTCATCTGCGCAAGGTGCTGCGCCTGACCGTGCAGGACAACCTCACGCTCGAAACCCTGCTGACCCTGGTCCGCGACCCCTACTACATCCCCGAAGGCACGCCGCTGAACCAGCAGCTGCTGAACTTCCAGGACCAGAAGCGGCGCATCGGTTTCGTGGTCGACGAGTACGGCGACATCCAGGGCCTGGTGACCTTGGAAGACATCCTCGAAGAAGTGGTCGGCGAGTTCACGTCGGACCCGGCAACGCGGGTCAAGAACGTCTATCTCGATGCTGATGGCAGCGTACTGGTGCACGGCTCGGTGACCATCCGCAGTCTCAACCGCTCGCTGAACTGGAAGCTGCCGACCGGAGGGCCGAAGACGCTCAACGGCCTGGTCATGGAGCAGATGCAGGAACTGCCGCGCCCGGGCGCGCGGCTGGTGATCGGCGGCTATCAGGTCGAGATCACCGATATCCGCGCCAACGCGGTGAAGAGCGCGCGGATACGGCCGATAGCGGTGACTGCGTCCTGA
- a CDS encoding cytochrome C assembly family protein has product MSLTFSLIAAILYAIAGWRALRIKIEGEHLVLTVALLAHAAALSQQVIAGSNLVIGIAESLSMLGFLSSLMLWVFCFREPLHALGVVHYPVTAIWALVPAFFTDHGHPIPLADWKIGLHIIFSLLSAGLLTLASIQAIATLSLDRMLRKPANITLLRRLPPLQTMERLLFQLIFFGFFLLSLTLLSGMLFVNNLFAQHLVHKTVLSFCAWLTFGMLLWGRMRHGWRGRTAVRWALSGYAALVLAYFGSKVILEQVLGRSWY; this is encoded by the coding sequence ATGTCCCTCACCTTCAGCCTGATCGCCGCCATCCTGTACGCCATCGCCGGCTGGCGTGCGCTGCGTATCAAGATCGAGGGCGAACATCTGGTGCTGACCGTGGCGCTGCTCGCCCACGCAGCGGCGCTGAGCCAGCAGGTGATCGCCGGATCGAATCTGGTGATCGGCATTGCCGAATCGCTGTCGATGCTCGGCTTCCTCTCCTCGCTGATGCTCTGGGTGTTCTGCTTCCGCGAGCCGTTGCACGCGCTCGGCGTGGTGCACTACCCGGTTACCGCAATCTGGGCGCTGGTGCCGGCGTTTTTCACCGATCACGGCCATCCGATTCCGCTGGCGGACTGGAAGATCGGCCTGCACATCATCTTTTCGCTGCTCAGCGCCGGCCTGCTGACCCTGGCCTCTATCCAGGCGATCGCCACGCTGAGCCTCGATCGCATGCTGCGCAAGCCGGCGAACATCACGCTGCTGCGCCGGCTGCCGCCGCTGCAGACCATGGAGCGGCTGCTGTTCCAGCTGATCTTCTTCGGCTTCTTCCTGCTGTCGCTGACCCTGCTCAGCGGCATGCTGTTCGTCAACAACCTGTTCGCCCAGCACCTGGTCCACAAGACCGTGCTGAGCTTCTGCGCCTGGCTGACCTTCGGCATGCTGCTCTGGGGCCGGATGCGTCATGGCTGGCGTGGCCGCACCGCGGTGCGCTGGGCGCTGTCTGGTTACGCCGCGCTGGTGCTGGCCTATTTCGGCTCGAAAGTGATCCTCGAACAAGTGCTCGGACGCAGCTGGTATTGA
- a CDS encoding 3',5'-cyclic-nucleotide phosphodiesterase, translated as MQIRILGCSGGIGPGLRTTTLLIDGALLIDAGTGVGDLQPAELAAIRTVLLTHAHLDHICGLAFMADNLFGEIDHPLKVHAIPEALAVLREHIFNWKVWPDFTALPDAEHPLIVLEPLTPATSLTLGALSITPFRVSHTVPAVGYIVDDGNGVFAFSGDTYAHDRIWDFLNALPRLDHLMIEVAFPNHEDALAQRARHFTPGRLGSELGKLRHRPMLHLTHAKPGSETLIAEQCTVALAGWQYRHLRIGDEIVV; from the coding sequence ATGCAGATCAGGATTCTCGGATGTAGCGGCGGTATCGGGCCGGGTCTGCGGACGACGACCCTGCTGATCGACGGCGCGCTGCTGATCGACGCCGGCACCGGCGTCGGCGATCTCCAGCCGGCCGAACTCGCAGCGATCAGGACCGTGCTGCTGACCCACGCCCATCTCGATCACATCTGCGGCCTGGCGTTCATGGCCGACAACCTGTTCGGCGAGATCGATCACCCGCTCAAGGTGCACGCGATTCCGGAAGCGCTGGCAGTGCTGCGCGAACACATCTTCAACTGGAAGGTCTGGCCGGATTTCACCGCGCTGCCGGACGCCGAACATCCGCTGATCGTGCTGGAACCGCTGACGCCGGCCACTTCGCTGACGCTCGGCGCCTTGTCGATCACGCCGTTCCGGGTGTCGCATACGGTGCCGGCGGTGGGTTATATCGTCGATGACGGAAACGGCGTGTTCGCGTTCAGCGGCGATACCTACGCCCATGACCGGATCTGGGACTTCCTCAATGCTCTTCCGCGTCTCGATCATCTGATGATCGAAGTGGCGTTCCCGAATCACGAGGACGCGCTGGCCCAGCGGGCACGGCATTTCACGCCGGGCCGTCTCGGCAGCGAGCTGGGCAAGCTCAGGCATCGGCCGATGCTGCATCTGACCCACGCCAAGCCGGGCTCCGAAACGCTGATCGCCGAGCAATGCACCGTGGCGCTGGCTGGCTGGCAGTACCGGCACCTTCGGATCGGCGACGAGATCGTTGTCTAG
- the ffh gene encoding signal recognition particle protein, whose product MFENLSSRLTRTLDALRGQGRLTEDQVNTAARELRMALLEADVALPVVREFIEKVKARAVGTEVAESLTPGQSMLRVVQQELTATLGGTAEPLNLRTQPPAVILMAGLQGSGKTTTTGKLALRLREVDKKKVIVVSCDVYRPAAIEQLRVVAGQVEVEWFPSKVGESPVEIAKAALAHAKLQFADVLIVDTAGRLGIDEEMMLEVAALHAALNPVETLFVVDSMTGQDAANTAKAFADRLPLTGVILTKTDGDSRGGAALSVRHVTGKPVKFIGVGEKSGALEVFHPDRIAARILGQGDMLGLIEEATRKVDTEAAGKLAAKLKSKKSFDLEDFRQQMAQMEQMGDMASMLEKLPGGAKLQAQMKNVKPEKEIKRAVAIINSMTKQERRFPDLIKASRKKRIAQGAGLEVQEVNKLMRQFDQTKEMMKKLQGGGMAKMMRALAGRMPPGFGPPGR is encoded by the coding sequence ATGTTCGAGAATCTGAGTTCCCGCCTGACCCGCACGCTCGACGCGCTGCGCGGCCAGGGTCGCCTGACCGAAGACCAGGTCAACACCGCTGCCCGCGAATTGCGCATGGCGCTGCTCGAGGCGGACGTGGCGCTGCCTGTGGTCCGCGAGTTCATCGAGAAGGTCAAGGCACGCGCGGTCGGCACCGAAGTCGCCGAAAGCCTGACGCCGGGCCAGTCGATGCTGCGAGTCGTGCAGCAGGAACTGACGGCAACGCTCGGCGGCACTGCCGAACCGCTGAACCTCCGCACCCAGCCACCCGCCGTGATCCTGATGGCCGGCCTGCAGGGCTCGGGCAAGACCACCACCACCGGCAAGCTTGCGCTGCGGCTGCGCGAGGTCGACAAGAAGAAAGTCATCGTCGTCTCCTGCGACGTCTATCGCCCGGCGGCCATCGAGCAGTTGCGCGTCGTTGCCGGCCAGGTCGAGGTCGAATGGTTCCCGTCGAAGGTCGGCGAATCGCCGGTCGAGATCGCCAAGGCGGCGCTGGCCCACGCCAAGCTGCAGTTCGCCGATGTGCTGATCGTCGACACCGCCGGCCGCCTCGGCATCGACGAGGAAATGATGCTGGAAGTCGCGGCCCTGCACGCCGCGCTGAACCCGGTCGAAACCCTGTTCGTCGTCGACTCGATGACCGGCCAGGACGCTGCCAATACCGCCAAGGCCTTCGCCGATCGCCTGCCGCTGACCGGCGTGATCCTGACCAAGACCGACGGCGATTCGCGTGGCGGTGCCGCATTGTCGGTGCGCCACGTCACCGGCAAGCCGGTCAAGTTCATCGGCGTTGGCGAGAAGTCCGGCGCGCTCGAAGTGTTCCATCCGGATCGCATTGCCGCCCGCATCCTTGGCCAGGGCGACATGCTTGGCCTGATCGAGGAAGCGACCCGCAAGGTCGACACTGAAGCCGCTGGCAAGCTGGCGGCGAAGTTGAAGAGCAAGAAGAGCTTCGACCTCGAAGACTTCCGTCAGCAGATGGCGCAGATGGAACAGATGGGCGATATGGCCTCGATGCTCGAGAAGCTGCCCGGCGGCGCCAAGCTGCAGGCGCAGATGAAGAACGTGAAGCCGGAGAAGGAGATCAAGCGCGCAGTCGCGATCATCAATTCGATGACCAAGCAGGAGCGCCGCTTCCCGGATCTGATCAAGGCCTCGCGCAAGAAGCGCATCGCCCAGGGCGCCGGCCTTGAAGTGCAGGAAGTGAACAAGCTGATGCGCCAGTTCGACCAGACCAAGGAGATGATGAAGAAGCTCCAGGGCGGCGGCATGGCCAAGATGATGCGGGCACTGGCTGGCCGCATGCCGCCGGGCTTCGGGCCGCCGGGGCGCTGA
- a CDS encoding nucleotidyltransferase family protein has product MNASNASPVVMVMAAGASTRYGSAKQLARLPNGCTLVRHAAVTAIETGLPVQIVIGAHGELVRAELIGLELAIVDATEWWRGVGRSIAQGVDALVARVGKPTSVLLTLADLPQVTSKDLLRLAEMHRQSPDRLLVSGFGDNRGPPCLFPADCLPALQKLDSDDGARGVVKANAERVVAVPLAAAGFDIDRPSDLLKMPPT; this is encoded by the coding sequence ATGAACGCTTCGAATGCTTCGCCTGTCGTCATGGTCATGGCTGCGGGTGCTTCGACCCGCTATGGCAGCGCGAAGCAACTGGCTCGACTGCCGAATGGCTGCACTCTGGTTCGCCATGCCGCCGTGACCGCCATCGAAACCGGCCTGCCGGTGCAGATCGTGATCGGCGCGCACGGCGAACTGGTACGTGCGGAACTGATCGGGCTGGAGCTGGCCATCGTCGATGCCACGGAATGGTGGCGCGGCGTCGGCCGCTCGATCGCCCAGGGCGTTGATGCCTTGGTCGCCCGCGTCGGCAAGCCGACCAGCGTGCTGCTGACGCTCGCCGATCTGCCGCAAGTCACGTCGAAAGACCTGCTGCGCCTGGCCGAGATGCATCGCCAATCACCGGACCGTCTGCTGGTCTCCGGCTTCGGCGATAACCGCGGCCCGCCCTGCCTGTTCCCGGCTGATTGCCTGCCGGCGCTGCAGAAGCTGGACAGCGACGACGGCGCCCGCGGTGTCGTCAAGGCGAATGCGGAGCGAGTCGTTGCGGTGCCGCTGGCAGCGGCCGGCTTCGATATCGACCGACCGTCAGACCTGCTGAAGATGCCGCCCACATAA
- a CDS encoding XdhC family protein, whose amino-acid sequence MNTPQEFGSLLAGLRRLSDSGFAHGGGALATLTQTSGSTFRRAGARMLVCGDGTVVRGLSGGCPEADIISRAREVIADGTARIVRYDRESGLDALLELGCGGELEVLIEPLTKARDLDFIDAAADCLAARRSGVLATVYRRDGAVMNPKPRRMVIDEGRIVVNEFGAGLISGVLADLALDRLPIAPSVERFTHGGNAYEVLLEALIPPYALFIVGINAGAVALARIAAVLGWQVTLVDDRDDRGERTWSGGLLPDNVRRVTATPQQIAGQLEFDARSFAVVMTHNLGRDIDYLRALGDAPLAYLGSLGSRQRAARLYAGSGLSAEQLRAPAGLDLGSETPEEIALAISAEILAVTSGRAAESLSQTTGPIHA is encoded by the coding sequence ATGAACACCCCCCAGGAATTCGGCAGCTTGCTCGCCGGTCTGCGCAGGCTCAGCGACAGCGGCTTCGCGCATGGCGGCGGCGCGCTGGCGACCCTGACCCAGACCAGCGGCTCGACTTTCCGCCGTGCCGGTGCGCGGATGCTGGTCTGCGGCGATGGCACTGTGGTGCGCGGCCTGTCCGGTGGCTGTCCGGAGGCCGACATCATCAGCCGCGCCCGTGAAGTGATTGCCGACGGTACAGCCCGCATCGTCCGCTACGACCGCGAGTCCGGCCTCGATGCGCTGCTGGAACTGGGCTGCGGCGGCGAGCTGGAAGTGCTGATCGAGCCGCTGACCAAGGCCCGCGACCTCGATTTCATTGACGCCGCTGCCGACTGTCTCGCCGCCCGCCGCAGCGGCGTGCTGGCCACCGTCTACCGTCGCGACGGCGCGGTGATGAATCCGAAGCCGCGGCGCATGGTCATCGACGAAGGCCGCATCGTCGTCAACGAATTCGGCGCCGGGCTGATCAGCGGCGTGCTCGCCGATCTGGCGCTGGACCGCCTGCCGATCGCGCCAAGCGTCGAGCGCTTCACGCACGGCGGCAATGCCTACGAAGTACTGCTCGAAGCGCTGATTCCGCCGTATGCGCTGTTCATCGTCGGCATCAACGCCGGCGCCGTGGCGCTGGCGCGGATCGCCGCCGTGCTCGGCTGGCAGGTGACTTTGGTCGACGACCGCGACGATCGCGGCGAACGTACCTGGTCGGGCGGCCTGCTGCCGGACAACGTCCGCCGGGTCACGGCAACGCCGCAGCAGATCGCCGGGCAGCTGGAGTTCGACGCTCGCAGTTTCGCCGTGGTGATGACCCACAACCTCGGCCGCGACATCGACTACCTGCGCGCGCTCGGCGATGCGCCGCTCGCTTATCTCGGCTCGCTAGGCTCCCGCCAGCGGGCGGCGCGCTTGTACGCAGGCTCGGGGCTTTCCGCCGAACAACTGCGCGCGCCTGCCGGGCTCGATCTCGGTTCGGAGACGCCGGAAGAAATCGCGCTGGCGATCAGTGCGGAAATCCTTGCGGTGACCAGTGGTCGCGCGGCAGAGTCGCTCAGTCAAACGACTGGACCGATCCACGCATGA